GGAAACAAAATGGGTGCAATTACAGTACCTATCTCTGCAGGAAATACCAAAAGACAACTTGATACTATGGTTGATTTCCAAAGTGATATCTTAACCTGTACTCCTTCTTATGCAATGTACCTTGGAGAATCCCGTGAAAAAGCAGGAATCCCATTAGAAGACATTAATTTAAAAGCAGGAATCCACGGAGCTGAAATGTGGACTGACGAAATGAGAAAAAGAATTGAAGCATCTCTTGGAATTAAAACCTACAACATTTATGGTTTAACAGAAGTTATGGGACCTGGAGTTGCTCAGGAATGTGGTGAACAAGATGGAATGCACATTCAAGATGATCATTTCTATCCTGAAATCATTAACCCTGAAACCGGTGAAACCTTAGATTATGGTGAAAAAGGAGAACTTGTTTTAACTTCCTTAACCAAAACTGGAATGCCTATTTTAAGATTCAGAACCAAAGACTTAACTTCATTAGTTGGTGAAACCTGTGGATGTGGAAGAACCACCGTTAGAATGACCAGAATCACCGGTAGAAGTGACGACATGTTAAAAATCAAAGGTGTAATGGTATTCCCATCTCAAATTGAAAAAGCGTTACTTAAAATCGAAGGAATCAGTCCAAACTACATGATTCATGTAACAAGACCGGATATTTTAGATGAAGTAGAAGTTAAAGTTGAAGCATCAAAAGAATTGTTCTTCGATGAAATGAAAGAAATGGAAAAAGTTGAAAAACAAATCCAAGCTTCCATCAGATCTGAAACCGGACTTAGAGTCGATGTAACAATCTGTGAACCTGAAACCCTTCCAAGAAGTGAAGGTAAAGCAGTTCGTGTAATTGATGAAAGGAATTTTGAATAAGGTGATAGCATGGCAGTAAAACAAATTTCAATTTTTATAGAAAACAAAGAAGGTAGAATTAAAAAAGCAATCGACACTTTAGCACAACAAAACATTAATATCCGTGCTCTTTCAATTGCAGATACTACAAAATATGGAATTTTAAGATTGATTGTTTCTGATAACAAAAAAGCTATCGCTGCACTCGAAGACAACGGTTTTGTTGTAAGAGAAAATGAAGTTATCATCATAGCAGTTCCAGATGAACCTAACGGATTAAACTCAACATTAGCAGTATTTGATGAAAAAGGAATCAATTTAGAATACTTATATGCATTTGTAAGTTCTAAAACTGATGAAGCTATTGTTGTTATGAGATTAGAAAATATGGACCAAGCTATTGAAGCATTACAAGATAGTGACGTTTCCATATTAGATGAAAACGATATTAAAAACTTATAGAAAAGATTTAATCTTTTCTAAACTATTTTTTATTAAAATTTATTTAAAAAAAAAAGAATAAAAAAAGATAGCTACATTTCTTTTAACATGTGAGCTATATCTTCTTTTGAGTAGCCTAAACGAACAAATAGGCTTTTAATTGGTTCCTTATCAGGAATTACCCCTAAATCTCTCCATTTTTTGAAATCATTTTTCATAATGGAATTGATTAACAATTGAATAGTAATTAAATCATCACTTTTAACAGCAATAAAAGCTGATTCATTAGCAAAGACATTTTCTGGGTCAATTAAAGTTAATCTTCCATCAGCATCTTTTTTAATAATTGCATTGTCGATTTGATATGCCATAATACCACACTTCAATCTAAACTTTATTTTAAATAGTATTTAAATTAACCTTTAATGGATTTGTATCCACTTTCAATTGCTTTAAGATTCATGTCATGGAATTTAGGTTTTAAATTATTTTTCATAGCTTCAATAACTGATTCTTTAGTTAATGGGAACTTGTCATCAGCTGTTACTGCACCTAAAAGAACCATATTCAATGCAAGTACGCTTCCAGCATCAATAGCTAATTGAGTTCCGTCAATTGGAAGAACATACTTAAAATTTTCTTTTAAAGTTTTAGTAATCTCATCAACATTTGGATATTGCTTGTCAGATGAAGATGGAATAATCGGATGAGTATTATAGACAATTTTGGTTTCACTGTTTACTTTGTCCAATCCTCTTATTGTTTCAATTGGTTCAAATGAAAGCAACATATCTGCACCCTGTTTAGGAATAATGGATGAGTTATAACCACCTATTTTTAATTCAGTAGAAACAGATCCCCCTCTTTGGGACATACCATGAATTTCACTCATTACTACATCCAAACCTTGGTTCATTGCAGCTTCACCGATAATTGTTGAAGTTTTGATAATTCCTTGACCCCCAACACCACAAATATAAATACTATAATGATTATTCATTTTTCTCACCTACCATCCTCTAAAGCACCATATTTACAAACTTGTATACATGCAGAACATCCGTCACATTGTGCTTCGTCAATAGTTATTTTTCCGTTGATTTTAGAAATAGCAGGACATGCTAATTCAGATACACATTTGTCACAGTCATTACAATTACTTTCAACTAATTTAACAGGAGGTTTTCTAGTTAAACCTTTGATTAAAGTACATGGAGCTTTTGATATAATTACTGCCGCATCATTTCTTTCAAATGCTTCTTTATAGGTTTTAACAACTTGTTCTAAGTTAAATGGATTGATTACACGTACATAATCACAGCCACAAGCTAAAGCTAATTTACGAATAGATACTTCAGGAGCTTCATCTCCCATACCGTCAACTGGAATACCTGGGTTTGGCTGACCTCCAGTCATTGCAGTGATTCTGTTGTCCAATACAGTTAAAACAAAGTTGTGTTTGTTGTGTACTGCATTTATCAATGGAGAAATACCACTGTGGAAGAATGTAGAATCTCCAATGAAGCTTGCTACTTTCTGGTCAGTTGAAACTGAAAATCCACATCCGTCTCCAACACTTGAACCCATAGATAACAAGTAATCAGCTGCGTTGTAAGGTGGGTTGATACCTAATGTGTAACATCCAATATCTGAAGCAAATACAACATCATTTGGTGATAATCCCAATTCTTCAATTGCAACGTTTATTCCATAATACATTGCTCTGTGAGGACAACCTGCACATAAAACAGGAGCACGGGAAGGAATATCTTCACTTAATTTTTCCAAACTTTGAGAGAATGAAATTTCTTTATCCTCTTTGAAGTTTAATACTTTGTTTAATCCATCAGCAACAATATCTGAATTAAATTCATGATAAATTGGGAAAGTTCCATCTAATTTACCGTGAACTTGAACGTTGAGGTTTTTAGAAGCAACACAAACTAATGTGTCTCTTTCAATGATTGGATCAACTTCTTCTACAATAAATACTTCATCAACATCATTTAAGAATTCAGCAACCTTGTCCTGAGGGAAAGGATATGAGAATCCTAATTTTAAGATTTTAATATCCAAATCGTTGAATTTTACAACATCATGAGCGTAATTAAATGCACTGCTTGAAGCTATTAAACCGTATTTTTTATCAGAGCCAATTTCACAGTTGAAATCTGATTTATTTGATACATCTTCAATTTTGTGGATTTTATCCCAAAGTTTTACGTGCATATCTCCAGCAAATGCTGGTACTGGAACGTATTGTGATGGGTCTTTGTTGAAATGACCTCTCTTCCAGTGGTCATCGCAGTTTGATGAGTTATCTTTAACGTCTCCAAATTCAACAACACCTCTCATGTGAGATACACGAGTAGTGGTTCTAACAATAACAGGTAAGTTGAACTGTTCTGATAAATCAAATGCATATTTAACCATATCTTTTACTTCTTGACAGTTTGATGGTTCTAAAATAGGCACATTTGCCAATTTTGCATAGTTACGTGTGTCTTGTTCATTTTGAGATGAGAAAAGAGATGGATCATCAGCAGATAAAATAACCATTCCACCATTTACGCCAGAATAAGCAGTTGTCATAAATGAATCTGCTGCAACATTCATACCAACATGTTTCATAAATGTAAATGACCTAAGACCGGATGCTGCTGCAGTTGCTGCAACCTCCATTGCAACTTTTTCGTTAGTAGAAAACTCGAAATAAATATTAGCATCCTTAGCCAATACAGACAATACATTTCCAATCTCTGATGAAGGAGTTCCTGGATATGTAGCTGCAATAGAAATACCTGCTTCGATAAGTCCTCTTACAGCCGCTTCATTACCTAGTAAAAATTGTTTTTCACCAGCAGCTCCTGTGACTAATTCTTTTAAATTCATTGTATTACTCCTCAAATAATCGTTAATATATTATATATTTACTCTAAATTATATAAGATTTATTAAATTATCCAAAAAAATAATGAAAAAATAGACTTATGTCAATTTTTTAAATATTCATAGTAAATATAATATATTGTTAAGATACAAAGATAATTACAGAATAAATTATAACTTCATTAATTTATTTTGGAGAGAAATGATGATTAAAGTTTATGTTTCAAGATTTAATAGCGAAACTGATAAAGAACCACATTTAGAATGTTATGAAATCGAAAAAACAAAACATATGAAGGTTCTTGACGCGCTTCAAGCTATTAATGAAAAATATGATGCAGATATTAGTTTTAGAAGCTCATGTAGAGCAGGACAATGCGGATCATGTGGGATTCTATTTAAAGGAAATGGAGCTCTTGCTTGTCAAAAAGAAATTAAAGATGGTGCAATTATTGAACCTCTTAGATTCCCAGTCATTAAAGACTTAATTGTCGATAAATCAAGCATAGAAGCTAAAGTACAGGATTTACAACTATCTCTTCAATGCGATCACAAATGCAGTGAAATAGATTCAAGTATTAAAAAAGACGATACAGCAGACACCAAAAAGGTAAGAAGTTGTATTGAATGTTATTCCTGTTATTCAACCTGTCCTGTTGTTAATATTGCAACAGAAGAATTTGGTGGACCTTATCTTATGAGATATATCAATAAATTTGAGACTGACCCTAGAGATAACTTCGATAGACTTAAAGAAGCACTTGACGAAGGTTTATACAACTGTACCAGCTGTGGAAAATGTTTATCAGTATGTCCTAAAAACATTAACACCTTTGGTGATGCAATAGAGAAAATGAGAGCACTTGCAGTTGCAAATGGTTCAGGCCCACTCCCAGAACA
This Methanobacteriaceae archaeon DNA region includes the following protein-coding sequences:
- a CDS encoding phenylacetate--CoA ligase; this encodes MFWDKKAECMSKDEKEKVQLERLQKTVKLAYENVEFYKKRFDEIGLKPEDIKTLEDIEKIPFTTKSDLREAYPLGLLAVPREDIVEIHASSGTTGKPTVTAYTQNDLDIWGECIARGLKMTGAEKDNIIQNAYGYGLFTGGFGIHHGGNKMGAITVPISAGNTKRQLDTMVDFQSDILTCTPSYAMYLGESREKAGIPLEDINLKAGIHGAEMWTDEMRKRIEASLGIKTYNIYGLTEVMGPGVAQECGEQDGMHIQDDHFYPEIINPETGETLDYGEKGELVLTSLTKTGMPILRFRTKDLTSLVGETCGCGRTTVRMTRITGRSDDMLKIKGVMVFPSQIEKALLKIEGISPNYMIHVTRPDILDEVEVKVEASKELFFDEMKEMEKVEKQIQASIRSETGLRVDVTICEPETLPRSEGKAVRVIDERNFE
- a CDS encoding amino acid-binding protein codes for the protein MAVKQISIFIENKEGRIKKAIDTLAQQNINIRALSIADTTKYGILRLIVSDNKKAIAALEDNGFVVRENEVIIIAVPDEPNGLNSTLAVFDEKGINLEYLYAFVSSKTDEAIVVMRLENMDQAIEALQDSDVSILDENDIKNL
- a CDS encoding indolepyruvate oxidoreductase subunit beta; protein product: MNNHYSIYICGVGGQGIIKTSTIIGEAAMNQGLDVVMSEIHGMSQRGGSVSTELKIGGYNSSIIPKQGADMLLSFEPIETIRGLDKVNSETKIVYNTHPIIPSSSDKQYPNVDEITKTLKENFKYVLPIDGTQLAIDAGSVLALNMVLLGAVTADDKFPLTKESVIEAMKNNLKPKFHDMNLKAIESGYKSIKG
- the iorA gene encoding indolepyruvate ferredoxin oxidoreductase subunit alpha; the encoded protein is MNLKELVTGAAGEKQFLLGNEAAVRGLIEAGISIAATYPGTPSSEIGNVLSVLAKDANIYFEFSTNEKVAMEVAATAAASGLRSFTFMKHVGMNVAADSFMTTAYSGVNGGMVILSADDPSLFSSQNEQDTRNYAKLANVPILEPSNCQEVKDMVKYAFDLSEQFNLPVIVRTTTRVSHMRGVVEFGDVKDNSSNCDDHWKRGHFNKDPSQYVPVPAFAGDMHVKLWDKIHKIEDVSNKSDFNCEIGSDKKYGLIASSSAFNYAHDVVKFNDLDIKILKLGFSYPFPQDKVAEFLNDVDEVFIVEEVDPIIERDTLVCVASKNLNVQVHGKLDGTFPIYHEFNSDIVADGLNKVLNFKEDKEISFSQSLEKLSEDIPSRAPVLCAGCPHRAMYYGINVAIEELGLSPNDVVFASDIGCYTLGINPPYNAADYLLSMGSSVGDGCGFSVSTDQKVASFIGDSTFFHSGISPLINAVHNKHNFVLTVLDNRITAMTGGQPNPGIPVDGMGDEAPEVSIRKLALACGCDYVRVINPFNLEQVVKTYKEAFERNDAAVIISKAPCTLIKGLTRKPPVKLVESNCNDCDKCVSELACPAISKINGKITIDEAQCDGCSACIQVCKYGALEDGR